One region of Mycolicibacterium lutetiense genomic DNA includes:
- a CDS encoding DUF3558 domain-containing protein: MCLASAVLAALVTACGPTDTSSAPEPAVPGGGFQSADCSGITDADIVDAVGSSMFAKAVVSDSGCFWQENSVLGTFGAGMGISTWWYRGSDMDTERTLEARAGRTLTELSIDGNKGFRAADANVCSIYVAKGEDVITWSIQTMNPAMLPDLCQVVEKLARLSQGRVN, translated from the coding sequence ATGTGCCTGGCCAGTGCGGTCCTCGCGGCGCTGGTGACCGCGTGCGGGCCGACGGATACGTCGTCGGCCCCCGAACCTGCGGTCCCCGGCGGCGGTTTTCAAAGCGCGGACTGCAGCGGCATCACCGATGCCGACATCGTCGATGCCGTCGGCTCGTCGATGTTCGCCAAGGCCGTGGTCAGCGACAGCGGGTGCTTCTGGCAGGAAAACTCGGTACTGGGCACCTTCGGTGCCGGCATGGGCATCTCCACGTGGTGGTACCGGGGCAGTGATATGGACACCGAACGGACGCTGGAGGCCCGGGCCGGGCGCACCCTCACCGAACTGTCGATCGACGGGAACAAAGGCTTTCGGGCGGCCGACGCGAATGTGTGCAGCATCTATGTGGCCAAGGGTGAGGACGTCATCACCTGGTCGATCCAGACCATGAATCCGGCCATGCTGCCGGATCTGTGTCAGGTCGTCGAGAAACTCGCCCGGCTGAGTCAGGGCCGGGTCAACTGA
- a CDS encoding cutinase family protein has product MFRTIAALVGAGVVAAAALIGFTGPAAASPGCPDVHWIGVAGSGERDNPTVDAGMGRVVYNSLRDLSVWVQQDGRSMTAEAVAYPAAPVPADGDLLGWGGFMSSVDAGVAALANQYAGFTQRCPSSEVVLAGYSQGAMVVHRNLATLAESPNLTAALLVADGDRLPADPTVNLGTATMVSGTGKGVAQDWPLLAHAPAPLLPSVGSRTISVCDRGDAVCDYDEDADEVTATAVAVHTSYARSSSGGYRWTWPLYRMLGPSPMQQQTVPVDGATGGVVHS; this is encoded by the coding sequence ATGTTTCGAACGATAGCTGCGCTGGTAGGCGCCGGTGTGGTCGCCGCTGCGGCACTGATCGGTTTCACGGGACCGGCGGCAGCGAGCCCCGGGTGCCCCGACGTGCACTGGATCGGTGTCGCCGGTTCGGGTGAGCGCGACAATCCGACGGTTGATGCCGGCATGGGCCGGGTGGTCTACAACTCTCTGCGTGATCTGTCCGTATGGGTGCAGCAGGACGGTCGGTCGATGACGGCCGAGGCGGTGGCCTACCCGGCTGCGCCGGTGCCCGCGGACGGCGATCTGCTGGGCTGGGGCGGTTTCATGAGCAGTGTCGATGCCGGGGTGGCGGCGTTGGCGAATCAATATGCCGGATTCACCCAGCGGTGCCCGTCCAGCGAGGTTGTACTGGCCGGCTATTCGCAGGGCGCGATGGTGGTCCACCGCAATCTGGCCACATTGGCGGAGAGCCCGAATCTGACCGCGGCTCTGTTGGTCGCCGACGGTGACCGCTTGCCGGCCGATCCCACCGTCAACCTGGGTACGGCCACGATGGTGAGCGGCACCGGCAAGGGTGTCGCGCAGGATTGGCCGCTCCTGGCCCACGCCCCGGCACCGCTGTTGCCGTCGGTCGGCAGTCGCACGATCAGCGTGTGTGATCGCGGCGATGCGGTCTGTGACTACGACGAGGACGCCGACGAGGTGACGGCCACCGCGGTGGCGGTGCACACCAGCTACGCGCGCTCGAGCAGCGGTGGCTATCGGTGGACCTGGCCCTTGTACCGGATGCTGGGCCCGTCGCCGATGCAGCAGCAGACCGTGCCGGTGGACGGCGCGACGGGCGGCGTCGTTCACTCCTGA
- the rpsL gene encoding 30S ribosomal protein S12 produces MPTINQLVRKGRRDKVAKVKTAALKGSPQRRGVCTRVYTTTPKKPNSALRKVARVKLTSGVEVTAYIPGEGHNLQEHSMVLVRGGRVKDLPGVRYKIIRGSLDTQGVKNRKQARSRYGAKKEKS; encoded by the coding sequence ATGCCAACCATCAACCAGCTGGTCCGCAAGGGTCGCCGCGACAAGGTCGCGAAGGTCAAGACCGCGGCGCTCAAGGGCAGCCCGCAGCGTCGTGGTGTGTGCACCCGCGTGTACACCACCACCCCGAAGAAGCCGAACTCGGCGCTTCGCAAGGTCGCGCGCGTCAAGCTGACCAGTGGGGTTGAGGTCACCGCCTACATCCCCGGTGAGGGTCACAACCTGCAGGAGCACTCGATGGTGCTGGTGCGTGGCGGTCGTGTGAAGGACCTTCCGGGTGTCCGTTACAAGATCATCCGCGGATCGCTGGACACCCAGGGCGTCAAGAACCGCAAGCAGGCCCGTAGCCGCTACGGCGCCAAGAAGGAGAAGAGCTGA
- a CDS encoding SHOCT domain-containing protein, whose translation MSTFWRYVRIQSFVLMCGIVGPIFLVIYFVSGADPMMKWMFWAGLLITAIDVLIALGITAAGSKSAAQNEKLEQVGVLALAQVTGIHETGTRINEQPLVKLDLQISGPGIAPFASQDRVLASVSRLPMITNRKLAVLVDPATNEYRIDWERSSLVSGLMPATFTLAADNRTYDLTGQSGPLMEILQILKANGIGIDNMVDLRANPAVREQVQAVVRRAVTQQTASAPQAAAPAPSSAPFLAPPAPSTAQRLQELETLRATGAISDDEYTAKRQQIIAEL comes from the coding sequence ATGTCCACATTTTGGCGGTACGTGCGCATTCAGTCTTTCGTGTTGATGTGCGGCATCGTCGGCCCGATCTTCCTGGTCATCTACTTCGTCTCCGGAGCCGATCCGATGATGAAGTGGATGTTCTGGGCGGGCCTGTTGATCACCGCCATCGACGTGTTGATCGCGCTCGGGATTACGGCCGCCGGGTCGAAGTCGGCGGCGCAGAACGAGAAACTCGAACAGGTGGGTGTGCTGGCCCTGGCCCAGGTCACCGGTATCCACGAGACCGGCACCCGCATCAACGAGCAGCCGTTGGTGAAGTTGGATCTGCAGATCTCCGGACCCGGCATCGCACCGTTCGCCAGTCAGGACCGGGTGCTCGCCTCAGTGTCGAGGCTTCCGATGATCACCAACCGGAAACTGGCCGTACTGGTCGACCCCGCCACCAACGAGTACCGGATCGATTGGGAGAGAAGCAGTCTGGTCAGCGGGCTGATGCCGGCGACGTTCACGCTCGCCGCGGACAACCGGACCTATGACCTGACCGGTCAGTCCGGCCCGCTGATGGAGATCCTGCAGATCCTCAAGGCAAACGGCATCGGCATCGACAACATGGTCGACCTGCGGGCCAATCCGGCGGTGCGTGAGCAGGTCCAGGCCGTGGTGCGGCGCGCGGTCACGCAGCAGACGGCGTCGGCCCCGCAGGCAGCCGCTCCGGCTCCGTCGTCGGCACCGTTCCTTGCGCCACCGGCGCCCTCTACCGCGCAACGCCTTCAGGAACTGGAGACCCTGCGTGCCACCGGTGCCATCAGTGACGACGAGTACACCGCGAAACGGCAGCAGATCATTG
- a CDS encoding DUF3060 domain-containing protein translates to MPTHIPHAQLILGVGAAACALTLAACGSESSDTNSPSATAGSSGVNVEVGNTINYMSVGNTTDIDCADGKSLTVGGTNNTLTVKGTCANVNIGGSDNKITFERIDKGLTIIGLNNTVSYAAGDPKVTNTGSNNTVSKG, encoded by the coding sequence TTGCCCACCCATATCCCCCACGCTCAACTGATCCTCGGGGTCGGCGCCGCCGCATGTGCGCTCACCCTGGCCGCCTGTGGATCTGAGAGCTCGGACACCAACTCCCCCAGCGCCACCGCGGGAAGCTCCGGGGTCAACGTCGAGGTTGGCAACACCATCAACTACATGTCGGTCGGCAATACGACCGACATCGACTGCGCCGACGGCAAATCCCTCACAGTGGGCGGGACCAACAACACGCTTACCGTCAAGGGAACGTGCGCCAACGTGAACATCGGCGGATCCGACAACAAGATCACCTTCGAGCGGATCGACAAGGGGCTCACCATCATCGGGCTCAACAACACGGTCAGCTATGCAGCGGGTGACCCCAAAGTCACCAACACCGGCAGCAACAACACGGTCAGCAAGGGATAG
- a CDS encoding DUF3060 domain-containing protein, translating into MNSKVVGRALAVGALALPLALTVGAPGAAAKNGDTTVTGQSLEQTIDCNNGTLLVNGSNNRVNAFGTCWAITVQGTSNVIVADNVVNDITVYGWDQTVFFKNGDPIIVDRGRELAMVNQISRVPA; encoded by the coding sequence GTGAACTCGAAAGTTGTGGGCCGGGCACTGGCTGTGGGCGCGCTCGCATTACCTCTGGCGCTGACCGTCGGCGCGCCCGGCGCGGCAGCCAAGAACGGTGACACCACCGTCACCGGCCAGAGCCTCGAACAAACCATTGACTGCAACAACGGCACGCTGCTCGTCAACGGATCCAACAACCGGGTCAATGCGTTCGGCACCTGCTGGGCGATAACCGTGCAGGGGACGTCCAACGTGATCGTCGCCGACAACGTCGTCAACGACATCACCGTGTACGGCTGGGATCAGACCGTATTCTTCAAGAACGGCGACCCGATTATCGTCGACCGCGGCCGCGAACTGGCGATGGTCAACCAGATCAGTCGCGTTCCCGCCTGA
- a CDS encoding crotonase/enoyl-CoA hydratase family protein: protein MTEAVRVERNGAVTTVIIDRPHARNAVDGPTAAALFAAFEQFDADQDAAVAVLTGAGGTFCAGADLKAFGTPDMNRVDPAGPGPMGPSRMVLSKPVIAAISGHAVAGGLELALWCDLRVVEDDAVMGVFCRRWGVPLIDGGTVRLPRLIGQSRAMDLILTGRAVDAAEAHAIGLANRVVPTGQARAAAEELAAELARLPQQCLRADRLSALHQWGESEQAAMEFEFASIERVAGEAAEGAGRFAGGAGRHGASA from the coding sequence GTGACCGAAGCTGTCCGGGTCGAACGCAACGGCGCGGTGACCACAGTGATCATCGACCGTCCGCACGCTCGCAATGCGGTCGACGGTCCCACCGCCGCGGCCTTGTTCGCCGCGTTCGAGCAGTTCGACGCAGACCAGGACGCCGCCGTCGCGGTGCTGACCGGCGCCGGCGGAACCTTCTGCGCCGGAGCGGACCTCAAGGCGTTCGGTACGCCCGACATGAACCGGGTGGACCCCGCCGGACCCGGGCCGATGGGGCCGAGCCGAATGGTGTTGTCCAAGCCGGTGATCGCCGCGATCAGCGGCCATGCGGTGGCGGGCGGTCTGGAACTGGCGCTGTGGTGTGACCTGCGGGTGGTGGAAGACGACGCGGTGATGGGGGTGTTCTGCCGCCGATGGGGGGTGCCGCTGATCGACGGGGGCACTGTCCGGTTGCCCCGGTTGATCGGGCAGAGCCGCGCCATGGACCTGATCCTGACCGGACGCGCCGTCGACGCCGCCGAAGCCCACGCGATCGGCCTGGCCAACCGGGTGGTGCCGACGGGGCAGGCTCGTGCGGCGGCCGAGGAACTGGCCGCCGAACTTGCCCGGCTCCCTCAGCAGTGTCTGCGGGCCGATCGACTTTCGGCGCTGCACCAGTGGGGTGAATCAGAGCAGGCAGCAATGGAATTCGAATTCGCCAGCATCGAGCGGGTCGCGGGTGAGGCGGCCGAGGGCGCGGGCCGGTTCGCCGGCGGTGCCGGCCGGCACGGAGCCAGCGCCTAG
- a CDS encoding TetR/AcrR family transcriptional regulator: MSARPEPQAAGTRRSQSRPARTTKLSRDAIVNAALTFLDREGWDALTINALANQLGTKGPSLYNHVDSLDDLRRTVRMRVIDDIIEMLNTVGSGRTRDDAVALMASAYRSYAHHHPGRYSAFTRMPFGGDPEYSTATRAAAGPVIDVLTSYGLEGENAFYAALQFWAALHGFVLLEMTGVMDDIDTDAVFTDMLRRLASGMGQLGS, translated from the coding sequence ATGTCAGCTCGGCCGGAGCCACAGGCGGCTGGCACGCGACGTTCCCAGTCCCGGCCGGCACGGACCACCAAGCTCAGCCGTGATGCCATTGTCAACGCGGCGTTGACGTTCCTGGACCGTGAGGGTTGGGACGCGTTGACCATCAATGCGCTGGCCAACCAGCTCGGCACCAAGGGCCCGTCCCTCTACAACCATGTGGACAGCCTTGACGACCTGCGTCGTACGGTCCGGATGCGCGTGATCGACGACATCATCGAGATGCTCAACACCGTTGGTTCCGGCCGCACGCGCGACGACGCGGTGGCATTGATGGCCAGCGCCTACCGCAGCTACGCCCACCACCATCCCGGTCGCTACTCGGCGTTCACCCGGATGCCGTTCGGCGGCGATCCCGAGTATTCGACGGCGACCAGGGCTGCGGCGGGGCCGGTCATCGACGTGCTGACCTCTTACGGGCTGGAGGGTGAGAACGCCTTCTATGCCGCCCTGCAGTTCTGGGCCGCCCTGCACGGCTTTGTCCTGCTGGAAATGACCGGCGTGATGGACGATATCGACACCGATGCGGTGTTCACCGATATGCTGCGGCGGTTGGCCTCTGGTATGGGGCAACTCGGGTCGTAG
- a CDS encoding DUF3558 domain-containing protein, protein MRRCVVQAAAVAVTAVVTVAGCSHTIDGTAERASADTADPDRSFGYVDDRCGLLVDSTIQEILAADNVVRPYSGAVCQYVLSRKAGAAPNADPQPMLDVIFSWFEAGSLGRERELSQRRSAEITDIVIERHRAFLARRDVTGAACSATAAAGSGVISWWVQFRGATNAGKGDPCQDAKKLLSATLQSEL, encoded by the coding sequence ATGCGTCGGTGTGTTGTTCAGGCTGCTGCCGTGGCAGTCACAGCCGTGGTGACCGTCGCGGGGTGCTCGCACACCATCGACGGAACTGCCGAGCGCGCATCGGCCGATACCGCCGATCCCGATCGCAGTTTCGGCTATGTCGACGACCGGTGTGGACTGCTCGTCGACAGCACGATCCAGGAGATCCTGGCCGCCGACAACGTGGTGCGTCCGTACAGCGGTGCGGTCTGCCAATACGTGCTGTCACGCAAAGCGGGTGCCGCGCCGAACGCGGACCCCCAGCCGATGCTCGACGTGATCTTCTCCTGGTTCGAGGCAGGTTCGCTGGGGCGGGAGCGGGAGTTGTCCCAGCGCCGGTCCGCCGAGATCACCGACATCGTGATCGAGCGGCACCGGGCGTTTCTGGCGCGACGGGACGTGACCGGCGCGGCCTGTTCGGCGACTGCGGCGGCCGGGTCCGGCGTGATCAGTTGGTGGGTCCAGTTCCGTGGTGCAACCAATGCAGGCAAGGGCGATCCGTGCCAGGACGCCAAGAAGCTGCTCTCGGCCACCCTGCAATCGGAACTCTGA
- the rpsG gene encoding 30S ribosomal protein S7, with translation MPRKGPAPKRPLVNDPVYGSQLVTQLVNKVLLDGKKSLAERIVYGALEQARDKTGTDPVVTLKRALDNVKPALEVRSRRVGGATYQVPVEVRPERSTTLALRWLVSFSKARREKTMVERLANEIMDASNGLGAAVKRREDTHKMAEANRAFAHYRW, from the coding sequence ATGCCGCGCAAGGGTCCCGCGCCGAAGCGTCCGTTGGTCAACGATCCGGTCTACGGGTCGCAGCTGGTCACCCAGTTGGTCAACAAGGTTCTGCTGGACGGCAAGAAGTCATTGGCCGAGCGCATCGTCTACGGCGCGCTCGAGCAGGCTCGTGACAAGACCGGTACCGATCCGGTCGTCACCCTCAAGCGTGCGCTCGACAACGTCAAGCCCGCCCTCGAGGTGCGCAGCCGCCGCGTCGGTGGCGCCACCTACCAGGTGCCGGTCGAGGTGCGCCCCGAGCGCTCCACCACGCTGGCCCTGCGCTGGCTGGTCAGCTTCTCCAAGGCCCGCCGCGAGAAGACCATGGTCGAGCGGCTCGCCAACGAGATCATGGACGCGAGCAACGGCCTCGGCGCCGCGGTGAAGCGTCGTGAGGACACTCACAAGATGGCCGAAGCGAACCGGGCTTTCGCGCACTACCGCTGGTGA
- a CDS encoding PaaX family transcriptional regulator C-terminal domain-containing protein — translation MAALKRMAARSVVLSVLLGAHPAWASAAELIRLTADFDIKEPTLRVALTRMVSAGDLVRSEDGYRLSDRLLTRQRRQDDAIDPRLCEYDGQWLTLVITSVGTDARTRASLRNALQQYRFGELREGVWMRPDNLDQALPQEITDRVRVLHTRDDDPAGLAVTLWDLPGWRRTGEQLLDEMADAADVPGRFAAAAGIVRHLLSDPVLPDELQPNSWPGADLRKAYNTFAAELVDRRDGTEYVATRDDKLMEAT, via the coding sequence ATGGCCGCGCTGAAACGGATGGCGGCTCGCTCGGTGGTGCTGAGCGTGCTGCTCGGCGCGCATCCGGCGTGGGCGAGCGCCGCCGAGCTGATCAGGCTGACGGCCGATTTCGATATCAAGGAACCGACGCTGCGGGTGGCGCTGACTCGGATGGTCAGTGCCGGTGACCTGGTCCGCTCCGAGGATGGCTACCGGCTGTCGGACCGGCTGTTGACCCGTCAGCGTCGCCAGGACGACGCGATCGATCCACGGTTGTGTGAGTACGACGGTCAGTGGCTGACGCTGGTCATCACCAGCGTCGGTACCGATGCCCGCACCCGGGCCTCGCTCCGGAATGCCCTGCAGCAGTATCGGTTCGGTGAACTGCGCGAGGGTGTGTGGATGCGCCCGGACAATCTCGACCAGGCGTTGCCGCAGGAGATCACCGACCGGGTGCGGGTTCTGCACACCCGGGACGACGATCCGGCCGGTCTGGCCGTCACGCTGTGGGATCTTCCCGGCTGGCGGCGCACCGGCGAGCAGTTGTTGGATGAGATGGCCGACGCGGCGGACGTTCCTGGGCGGTTCGCTGCGGCCGCGGGCATCGTGCGTCACCTACTCTCGGATCCTGTGCTGCCCGACGAGCTGCAGCCGAACAGTTGGCCGGGCGCTGATCTGCGTAAGGCCTACAACACCTTCGCCGCCGAACTCGTTGATCGGCGCGACGGTACTGAATACGTCGCGACCCGCGACGACAAACTCATGGAGGCGACGTGA
- the tuf gene encoding elongation factor Tu, with amino-acid sequence MAKAKFERTKPHVNIGTIGHVDHGKTTLTAAITKVLHDKYPELNESRAFDQIDNAPEERQRGITINISHVEYQTEKRHYAHVDAPGHADYIKNMITGAAQMDGAILVVAATDGPMPQTREHVLLARQVGVPYILVALNKADMVEDEELIELVELEVRELLAAQDFDEDAPVVKVSALKALEGDPTWVKSVEDLMEAVDESIPDPVRETDKPFLMPVEDVFTITGRGTVVTGRVERGVINVNEEVEIVGIKPTVTKTTVTGVEMFRKLLDQGQAGDNVGLLVRGIKREDVERGQVVVKPGTTTPHTEFEGSVYILSKDEGGRHTPFFNNYRPQFYFRTTDVTGVVTLPEGTEMVMPGDNTDISVVLIQPVAMDEGLRFAIREGGRTVGAGRVTKIIK; translated from the coding sequence GTGGCGAAGGCGAAGTTCGAGCGGACGAAGCCGCACGTCAACATCGGGACCATCGGTCACGTTGACCACGGCAAGACGACGCTTACTGCAGCAATCACCAAGGTTCTGCACGACAAGTACCCCGAGTTGAACGAGTCGCGCGCATTCGACCAGATCGACAATGCACCTGAAGAGCGTCAGCGCGGCATCACGATCAACATCTCCCATGTGGAGTACCAGACCGAGAAGCGGCACTACGCCCACGTGGACGCCCCCGGTCACGCGGACTACATCAAGAACATGATCACCGGTGCCGCCCAGATGGACGGCGCGATCCTGGTGGTTGCCGCGACCGACGGTCCGATGCCGCAGACCCGCGAGCACGTGCTGCTGGCCCGCCAGGTGGGCGTGCCCTACATCCTGGTGGCGCTGAACAAGGCCGACATGGTCGAGGACGAGGAGCTCATCGAGCTCGTCGAGCTGGAGGTCCGCGAACTGCTGGCCGCTCAGGACTTCGACGAGGATGCCCCGGTCGTCAAGGTGTCCGCACTCAAGGCGCTGGAGGGTGACCCGACGTGGGTCAAGTCCGTCGAGGACCTCATGGAGGCCGTCGACGAGTCGATCCCGGACCCGGTTCGTGAGACCGACAAGCCGTTCCTGATGCCCGTCGAGGACGTCTTCACCATCACCGGCCGTGGCACCGTGGTGACCGGTCGCGTCGAGCGTGGCGTGATCAACGTCAACGAAGAGGTCGAGATCGTCGGCATCAAGCCGACCGTCACCAAGACCACCGTCACCGGTGTGGAGATGTTCCGCAAGCTGCTCGACCAGGGCCAGGCGGGCGACAACGTCGGTCTGCTGGTTCGTGGCATCAAGCGCGAGGACGTCGAGCGTGGCCAGGTTGTGGTCAAGCCCGGCACCACCACCCCGCACACCGAGTTCGAGGGCAGCGTCTACATCCTGTCCAAGGACGAGGGCGGTCGCCACACGCCGTTCTTCAACAACTACCGGCCGCAGTTCTACTTCCGTACCACGGACGTGACCGGTGTTGTGACCCTGCCCGAGGGCACCGAGATGGTGATGCCCGGTGACAACACCGACATCTCCGTCGTGCTGATCCAGCCGGTCGCCATGGACGAGGGCCTGCGTTTCGCCATCCGTGAGGGCGGTCGTACCGTCGGCGCGGGTCGCGTGACCAAGATCATCAAGTGA
- the fusA gene encoding elongation factor G has translation MAQDVLTDLNKVRNIGIMAHIDAGKTTTTERILYYTGVNYKIGETHDGASTTDWMEQEQERGITITSAAVTCFWNDNQINIIDTPGHVDFTVEVERSLRVLDGAVAVFDGKEGVEPQSEQVWRQADKYDVPRICFVNKMDKLGADFYFTVQTIKDRLGAKPLVIQLPIGAENDFEGIIDLVEMNAKVWRGETKLGESYEVVEIPADLADKAAEYRSELLDTVAETDEALLEKYLGGEELTIDEIKGGIRKLTVNSELYPVLCGSAFKNKGVQPMLDAVIDYLPSPLDVESVVGHVPGKEDEEVVRKPSTDEPFAALAFKIAVHPFFGKLTYVRVYSGKVESGAQVVNATKGKKERLGKLFQMHANKENPVESASAGHIYAVIGLKDTTTGDTLCDPSQQIVLESMTFPDPVIQVAIEPKTKSDQEKLGTAIQKLAEEDPTFKVHLDQETGQTVIGGMGELHLDILVDRMRREFKVEANVGKPQVAYKETIRKKVEKVEFTHKKQTGGSGQFAKVLISIEPFSGEDGATYEFENKVTGGRVPREYIPSVDAGAQDAMQYGVLAGYPLVNLKVTLLDGAYHEVDSSEMAFKVAGSQVLKKAAQAAQPVILEPIMAVEVITPEDYMGEVIGDLNSRRGQIQAMEERSGARVVKAQVPLSEMFGYVGDLRSKTQGRANYSMVFDSYAEVPANVSKEIIAKATGQ, from the coding sequence GTGGCACAGGACGTGCTGACTGACCTGAACAAGGTCCGCAACATCGGCATCATGGCGCACATCGACGCCGGCAAGACGACGACGACCGAGCGCATCCTTTATTACACCGGCGTCAATTACAAGATCGGCGAGACGCACGACGGCGCCTCGACGACCGACTGGATGGAGCAGGAGCAGGAGCGGGGTATCACCATTACCTCCGCAGCTGTCACCTGTTTCTGGAACGACAACCAGATCAACATCATCGACACCCCCGGGCACGTCGACTTCACCGTTGAGGTGGAGCGCAGCCTGCGAGTCCTTGATGGCGCCGTTGCTGTGTTCGACGGCAAAGAAGGTGTCGAGCCGCAGTCGGAGCAGGTGTGGCGTCAGGCCGACAAGTACGACGTGCCCCGGATCTGTTTCGTCAACAAGATGGACAAGCTCGGTGCGGACTTCTACTTCACCGTGCAGACCATCAAGGACCGCCTCGGTGCCAAGCCGCTGGTGATCCAGCTGCCGATCGGTGCCGAGAACGACTTCGAAGGCATCATCGACCTGGTCGAGATGAACGCCAAGGTGTGGCGCGGCGAGACCAAGCTCGGCGAGAGCTACGAGGTTGTCGAGATTCCCGCCGACCTGGCCGACAAGGCCGCCGAGTACCGCAGCGAACTGCTGGATACCGTCGCCGAGACCGACGAGGCACTTCTGGAGAAGTACCTCGGCGGCGAGGAACTCACCATTGATGAGATCAAGGGTGGTATCCGCAAGCTGACCGTGAACAGCGAGTTGTACCCGGTGCTGTGCGGTAGCGCGTTCAAGAACAAGGGCGTGCAGCCCATGCTGGACGCCGTGATCGATTACCTCCCGTCGCCGCTGGACGTCGAGTCCGTCGTCGGCCATGTCCCCGGCAAGGAGGACGAAGAGGTTGTTCGCAAGCCTTCGACCGACGAGCCGTTCGCCGCGCTGGCGTTCAAGATCGCCGTACACCCGTTCTTCGGCAAGCTCACCTACGTCCGGGTGTACTCGGGCAAGGTCGAGTCCGGTGCGCAGGTTGTGAACGCGACCAAGGGCAAGAAGGAGCGGCTGGGCAAGCTGTTCCAGATGCACGCCAACAAGGAGAACCCGGTCGAGTCGGCGTCTGCAGGTCACATCTACGCGGTGATCGGCTTGAAGGACACCACCACCGGCGACACCCTGTGCGACCCGAGTCAGCAGATCGTGCTGGAGTCGATGACCTTCCCGGATCCGGTGATCCAGGTGGCCATCGAGCCCAAGACCAAGAGTGACCAGGAGAAGCTGGGCACCGCGATCCAGAAGCTCGCGGAAGAGGACCCGACCTTCAAGGTGCACCTGGACCAGGAGACCGGCCAGACCGTCATCGGCGGTATGGGCGAGCTGCACCTGGACATCCTGGTGGACCGCATGCGTCGCGAGTTCAAGGTCGAGGCCAACGTCGGTAAGCCCCAGGTGGCTTACAAGGAGACCATTCGCAAGAAGGTCGAGAAGGTCGAGTTCACCCACAAGAAGCAGACGGGTGGATCCGGCCAGTTCGCGAAGGTGCTCATCTCCATCGAGCCGTTCAGCGGCGAGGACGGTGCCACCTACGAGTTCGAGAACAAGGTCACCGGTGGCCGCGTCCCGCGCGAGTACATCCCGTCGGTGGATGCCGGTGCGCAGGATGCCATGCAGTACGGCGTGCTCGCCGGCTACCCGCTGGTAAACCTGAAGGTGACGTTGCTCGATGGCGCCTACCACGAGGTCGACTCCTCGGAAATGGCGTTCAAGGTGGCGGGTTCGCAGGTGCTGAAGAAGGCCGCCCAGGCGGCCCAGCCGGTCATCCTGGAGCCCATCATGGCTGTCGAGGTCATCACACCCGAGGACTACATGGGTGAAGTGATCGGCGACTTGAACTCCCGCCGTGGTCAGATCCAGGCCATGGAGGAGCGCAGCGGTGCGCGTGTCGTCAAGGCGCAGGTGCCGCTGTCGGAGATGTTCGGTTACGTGGGCGACCTTCGGTCGAAGACCCAGGGCCGGGCAAACTACTCCATGGTGTTCGACTCGTACGCCGAAGTTCCGGCGAACGTGTCGAAGGAAATCATCGCGAAGGCGACCGGGCAGTAA